A part of Methanorbis furvi genomic DNA contains:
- a CDS encoding methylated-DNA--[protein]-cysteine S-methyltransferase: MLKPLHAHGVIMRRMYYYQTPIGKIGMAEEDGFITNLWFPGTPAPIDADLWETPVLKRAAKQLGGYFAGGKHPFTIPLAPKGTEFMQSVWAELQKIPCGTTVSYQEIAERIGKKNAARAVGLANNKNPIPILIPCHRVIGKNGQLTGYRGGLAMKQKLLDLEKSG, from the coding sequence ATGCTTAAACCGCTTCACGCTCATGGTGTAATTATGCGCCGGATGTACTATTACCAGACACCCATCGGGAAAATCGGCATGGCGGAAGAGGATGGATTCATCACCAATCTCTGGTTTCCCGGAACCCCCGCGCCAATAGACGCGGATTTGTGGGAGACGCCGGTTCTCAAACGCGCCGCAAAACAGCTTGGCGGATACTTTGCCGGAGGAAAACATCCGTTCACAATTCCTCTTGCCCCCAAAGGAACAGAGTTCATGCAAAGCGTCTGGGCCGAGCTGCAAAAAATTCCCTGCGGCACAACCGTGAGCTATCAGGAGATTGCAGAGCGGATCGGCAAAAAGAATGCAGCCCGGGCAGTGGGACTTGCCAACAACAAAAATCCGATTCCAATTCTGATTCCCTGTCATCGTGTTATCGGAAAAAACGGGCAGCTGACCGGGTACCGCGGTGGACTTGCGATGAAGCAGAAGCTGCTGGACCTGGAAAAGTCAGGGTAG
- a CDS encoding alpha/beta hydrolase, which yields MPKTIRIPFTGDKPILIRGRSAFLLVARAKEKFPLVIETDTEELVQGVFPDDLIVVSAPEGGEVMPALYLLEMVATHHLPVIALGKNHPASRRISYVVSAAEKIEMRCDIRRGTHPEQHLLCTADEFAGMILFAEKNSLVIENCREEISASQLVWEISVAEIHHNFD from the coding sequence ATGCCAAAAACCATCCGGATTCCGTTTACCGGAGACAAACCGATTTTGATTAGAGGACGCTCTGCCTTTTTGCTTGTCGCACGCGCGAAAGAAAAGTTTCCTCTGGTGATTGAAACCGACACAGAAGAACTGGTTCAGGGAGTTTTTCCTGACGATCTGATTGTGGTCTCCGCTCCCGAAGGCGGCGAGGTAATGCCGGCACTCTATCTTTTGGAGATGGTAGCGACGCATCACCTGCCGGTGATTGCTCTTGGAAAAAATCATCCGGCAAGCCGCCGCATCTCATACGTCGTATCGGCCGCAGAAAAAATTGAGATGCGATGTGATATCAGACGAGGCACACATCCTGAACAGCATCTGCTCTGCACAGCAGACGAGTTTGCCGGAATGATTCTGTTCGCCGAAAAAAACAGTCTCGTGATCGAAAACTGCCGCGAGGAAATTTCTGCGTCGCAGCTGGTGTGGGAGATCTCGGTTGCCGAAATTCACCACAACTTTGACTGA
- a CDS encoding SPL family radical SAM protein: MQTIPAKTILSAYRENGWFATNYTANLYRGCSHNCIYCDSRSECYRIDDFPTVRAKDNALKILEQELPARKKKGAIITGAMSDPYNPLEKTLELTRGFLLLCDRYHFGVVALTKSDLVCRDIDLFAAISEHSPAAVNITITAASDAIAKTIEPHAPSSSDRFRAIEKLSAENILCGVILLPTLPFITDTRENITEIVERAANAGAAWVYAEKNFAVSLRDRQRTYFYERLDEHFPRVREQYEKTYGKSYWCCSKEPGLLETFVRTCEKCGLLFRHEEIDARILGKKKDVQSKLW, translated from the coding sequence ATGCAGACAATCCCCGCAAAAACCATCCTCTCCGCATACCGCGAAAACGGATGGTTTGCAACCAATTACACCGCAAATCTCTACCGCGGCTGTTCCCACAACTGCATATACTGCGACAGCCGAAGCGAATGCTATCGCATTGATGATTTTCCAACCGTCCGGGCAAAAGACAACGCTCTCAAAATTCTCGAACAGGAATTACCTGCAAGGAAAAAGAAGGGAGCGATCATTACCGGAGCGATGAGCGACCCTTACAACCCGCTCGAAAAAACCCTGGAACTCACCCGCGGATTTCTCCTGCTCTGTGATCGATATCACTTCGGCGTTGTTGCACTCACCAAATCCGATCTCGTCTGCCGCGACATCGACCTCTTTGCCGCAATCAGCGAACACTCTCCCGCAGCAGTAAACATCACCATCACCGCCGCAAGCGACGCGATTGCGAAAACGATCGAACCGCATGCCCCCTCCTCCTCGGACCGATTTAGAGCAATCGAAAAACTTTCCGCGGAAAATATTTTGTGCGGAGTAATCCTTCTCCCAACCCTCCCGTTCATCACCGACACCAGAGAAAATATCACCGAGATCGTGGAACGTGCGGCGAACGCAGGGGCAGCTTGGGTCTATGCAGAAAAAAACTTCGCGGTCTCGCTGCGTGACCGTCAGCGAACCTACTTCTACGAACGACTCGACGAACATTTTCCAAGGGTTCGCGAGCAGTACGAAAAAACCTACGGCAAATCCTACTGGTGCTGCTCAAAAGAGCCGGGACTTCTGGAAACATTTGTCCGCACGTGCGAAAAATGCGGTCTTCTCTTCAGACACGAAGAGATCGATGCCAGAATTTTGGGAAAGAAAAAAGATGTTCAGTCAAAGTTGTGGTGA
- the tfrB gene encoding fumarate reductase (CoM/CoB) subunit TfrB, producing MKVRISRFDPNVDAAPHVEEYEVHVEKGARVLNVLDEVRDQLDPTLGYRHCCRAGQCGSCSVRVNGEPVLACMEEARDGDLIEPLELPRIRDLITDIAPVMAQIAWLNPGTGTAAPACGCECGISQEAVEEIKPLRECIECYSCISSCPAFAASEYAGPTVMRQEQRLNLDPRDTADRITEAIDKGLFACTTCHKCVEVCPKEIETPRKAVEKLRAEAAKRGLSLPAHRALAKLVEDTGRSVERKETPFLERVPEVIEPYGEVRATVGFFVGCMFNGRVIQPALDAMEVLRLNGIRVIIPKDQVCCGSPLIRTGLSGFVPELQKRNIDAFVKTGVDTVLTMCAGCGSTLKNDYDTPFRVADITEYLAEIGFVPPKKVEGTYTYHDPCHLLRGQGISEQPRELLESVAEKFVDMPARCCGAGGGVKSGRPEEAAAIGAVRAEMVKETGADYIVTVCPFCEFHLHQVTGLPVKNIATLMLEGYKK from the coding sequence ATGAAGGTCCGCATCTCACGGTTTGATCCGAATGTGGACGCGGCCCCCCACGTTGAAGAGTACGAGGTTCACGTGGAAAAAGGTGCCCGCGTGCTGAACGTGCTTGACGAGGTTCGCGACCAACTTGATCCAACGCTTGGTTACCGGCACTGCTGCCGGGCAGGCCAGTGCGGGTCATGTTCGGTTCGCGTCAACGGCGAGCCAGTACTTGCCTGCATGGAGGAGGCACGCGACGGCGATCTGATCGAGCCGCTCGAACTCCCCCGCATCCGTGATCTCATCACCGATATTGCGCCGGTCATGGCACAGATCGCCTGGCTGAATCCGGGAACCGGAACGGCCGCTCCGGCCTGCGGATGCGAGTGCGGCATTTCACAAGAGGCGGTTGAAGAGATCAAACCGCTCCGCGAATGCATTGAGTGTTACAGCTGCATCTCCTCCTGCCCGGCGTTCGCTGCGTCAGAGTATGCAGGCCCTACGGTGATGCGTCAGGAGCAGCGGCTGAATCTTGATCCCCGCGACACCGCCGACAGAATTACTGAAGCAATCGATAAGGGTCTGTTCGCCTGCACGACCTGTCACAAGTGTGTTGAGGTCTGTCCAAAGGAGATCGAGACTCCAAGAAAGGCGGTGGAAAAACTTCGGGCCGAGGCGGCAAAGCGCGGCCTTTCCCTGCCGGCGCATCGTGCTCTTGCAAAACTTGTTGAGGACACCGGACGTTCGGTTGAGCGCAAAGAGACGCCGTTCCTCGAACGCGTGCCCGAGGTCATCGAGCCGTACGGCGAGGTGCGGGCGACGGTGGGATTTTTCGTCGGCTGTATGTTCAACGGGCGGGTAATTCAGCCTGCGCTTGATGCGATGGAGGTCCTCCGGCTGAACGGTATCAGAGTTATCATTCCCAAAGATCAGGTCTGCTGCGGCTCGCCGCTTATCAGAACCGGACTTTCGGGTTTTGTTCCCGAACTGCAGAAACGCAACATCGATGCGTTCGTGAAGACCGGCGTTGACACCGTTCTTACGATGTGCGCAGGATGCGGGTCGACGCTGAAGAATGATTATGACACGCCGTTCCGTGTCGCCGACATCACCGAGTATCTTGCAGAAATCGGCTTCGTCCCGCCGAAAAAAGTTGAAGGAACCTACACCTATCATGATCCCTGCCATCTTCTCCGCGGTCAGGGCATCAGTGAACAGCCGCGGGAGCTGCTGGAGTCGGTTGCCGAGAAGTTTGTGGATATGCCTGCCCGCTGCTGTGGTGCAGGTGGCGGAGTGAAGTCCGGGCGGCCTGAAGAAGCTGCGGCTATTGGTGCGGTTCGCGCCGAGATGGTAAAGGAGACGGGGGCAGATTATATTGTGACGGTCTGTCCGTTCTGCGAGTTCCATCTGCATCAGGTGACTGGCCTTCCGGTGAAAAATATCGCGACGCTGATGCTTGAAGGATATAAAAAATAA
- the tfrA gene encoding fumarate reductase (CoM/CoB) subunit TfrA yields the protein MGIENRSDCHVLVIGSGGAGIRAAVDASASGDTIIVSKTITGKGGCTVMAEGGYNAVMRNADSVATHYEDTLKGGAFLNDPALVEVLARESPDRIRDLFTWGAVFDLTCDNEVAQRPFGGQRFPRTCYAGDHTGHEIVMTLLEKLRGSPVEIRDELTVIDLLKNGSEVAGAITCDREGELGIITADAVVLATGGAGQVYDTTTNSTAGTGDGYALGYRAGAELIDMEQVQFHPTGAVYPYDTRGRLITEAVRGEGGVLKNSVGERFMEKYDPARMELSTRDVVARSIATEVLEGRGTEHGGVWLDVTHLPKEQIETRLPLMLEQFLKFGTDIRTEPMEVAPTAHHFMGGLRITPDAATTLPRLFAAGEVTGGVHGGNRLGGNALADTQVFGRRAGVAAGAAEPSAKHRIDYDQIEAAEKKVAALYSGTAASADVRRTMKMLMWKNVGIYRNELDLRVAERDIAKLRATPLKINSPREIADAVITENMLLVASMIIDGALLRRESRGAHTRTDIKTPWTNENSPFGHTFFSPERSGIEILEGRV from the coding sequence ATGGGAATCGAAAACAGAAGCGACTGCCACGTGCTCGTCATCGGGTCTGGCGGTGCAGGAATTCGTGCCGCAGTCGATGCGTCCGCATCCGGCGACACCATCATCGTATCAAAAACCATCACCGGCAAAGGCGGCTGCACGGTCATGGCCGAAGGCGGATACAACGCGGTAATGAGAAACGCAGACTCGGTTGCCACGCATTACGAAGACACACTCAAAGGAGGGGCATTCTTGAACGACCCCGCCCTTGTAGAAGTACTCGCACGCGAATCTCCTGACCGGATCCGCGACCTGTTTACTTGGGGAGCGGTCTTTGATCTCACCTGCGACAACGAAGTAGCCCAGCGGCCGTTCGGCGGCCAGCGGTTTCCCCGCACCTGTTACGCAGGAGATCACACCGGCCATGAAATCGTCATGACTCTGCTTGAAAAACTCCGCGGCTCACCGGTTGAGATTCGTGACGAGCTGACGGTCATCGACCTGCTCAAAAACGGCAGTGAAGTTGCCGGCGCAATCACCTGCGACCGCGAAGGAGAACTGGGAATCATCACTGCCGACGCAGTCGTTCTTGCAACTGGAGGGGCCGGACAGGTGTACGACACCACAACCAACTCCACCGCCGGAACCGGCGACGGTTACGCTCTCGGTTACCGGGCCGGAGCTGAACTCATCGACATGGAACAGGTCCAGTTTCATCCGACCGGAGCGGTCTACCCTTACGACACCCGCGGCCGGCTCATCACCGAAGCGGTCAGAGGCGAAGGCGGAGTTCTCAAAAACAGTGTCGGCGAACGGTTCATGGAAAAGTACGATCCCGCACGAATGGAGCTCTCAACCCGCGACGTCGTCGCCCGATCGATCGCGACTGAAGTTCTCGAAGGACGCGGCACCGAACACGGCGGCGTCTGGCTCGACGTAACCCACCTCCCTAAAGAGCAGATCGAAACGAGACTCCCATTGATGCTGGAACAGTTCCTCAAGTTCGGCACCGACATCAGAACCGAACCAATGGAGGTCGCACCAACCGCCCACCACTTCATGGGCGGACTGCGAATAACGCCGGATGCCGCCACCACACTGCCGCGTCTCTTCGCCGCAGGCGAAGTGACCGGCGGCGTTCACGGAGGAAACCGGCTCGGCGGCAACGCACTCGCAGACACTCAGGTGTTTGGAAGACGGGCGGGAGTCGCAGCAGGTGCTGCCGAGCCCTCGGCAAAGCATCGAATCGATTATGATCAGATTGAAGCAGCCGAGAAAAAAGTTGCCGCACTTTACTCCGGGACAGCCGCATCAGCCGATGTTCGGAGAACGATGAAGATGCTGATGTGGAAGAATGTCGGCATCTATCGAAACGAACTCGATCTCAGGGTCGCCGAACGCGACATTGCAAAACTTCGGGCGACTCCGTTGAAGATCAACTCACCGCGGGAGATTGCGGACGCTGTCATCACCGAGAACATGCTGCTCGTTGCATCGATGATCATCGACGGTGCTCTCCTGCGCCGCGAGTCACGCGGTGCCCACACGCGGACCGACATCAAGACGCCGTGGACGAACGAGAACTCGCCCTTCGGCCACACGTTCTTCTCGCCGGAAAGATCAGGCATCGAGATTCTGGAGGGAAGGGTATGA
- a CDS encoding PEGA domain-containing protein, translated as MKKIIPFLIILIATICIVPVLADEAGYIAVTTNPTGGQIYIDNKCVMDSPGTAMVQPGGHLVTIQSSEYFPWSDMVYVNSGETTYVDAVMHFYKSPGSIGVTSTMPEVDVYIDDMYYASVKSGTVTIPNLSPTTHEVRVVKAGYHDFVTSVEVISDKIVGVYSDQTKDTRLAGIRVGSDPAGAVVFLDNDYIGTTPSGNDWLQISEVLPGTRTLSFYKDGYEVYEVSNVYKAGDVTDVRAKLVLIPVETATATELPTKTASPTETVPPAPTKSPAPLAALAILGAAAVLLRRP; from the coding sequence ATGAAAAAAATAATTCCATTTCTGATAATCCTTATAGCAACAATCTGCATAGTCCCGGTACTTGCAGACGAAGCAGGATACATCGCAGTCACCACAAACCCGACCGGCGGCCAGATCTACATCGACAACAAGTGTGTGATGGACTCGCCCGGAACTGCTATGGTCCAGCCCGGAGGGCATCTGGTCACCATCCAGTCATCCGAGTACTTCCCCTGGTCTGATATGGTGTACGTGAACTCGGGAGAGACCACCTATGTTGATGCAGTGATGCATTTTTACAAGTCGCCCGGCTCAATTGGTGTAACATCCACCATGCCCGAAGTCGATGTCTACATCGATGACATGTACTATGCGAGCGTGAAGTCAGGAACCGTAACCATTCCCAATCTCTCTCCGACGACTCATGAAGTCCGCGTGGTAAAGGCAGGCTATCATGATTTTGTCACTTCAGTTGAGGTCATCTCCGACAAAATTGTCGGCGTCTACTCTGACCAGACGAAGGACACGCGCCTTGCAGGAATCCGTGTCGGCTCAGACCCAGCAGGAGCTGTGGTGTTTCTGGACAATGACTACATAGGAACCACACCGTCAGGAAACGACTGGCTGCAGATCTCTGAAGTGCTGCCGGGAACCCGCACGCTGAGCTTCTACAAAGACGGCTATGAGGTGTATGAGGTCTCGAATGTCTACAAAGCAGGAGACGTCACCGATGTTCGCGCAAAGCTTGTCCTGATCCCAGTAGAGACTGCAACCGCAACTGAACTCCCGACAAAAACGGCGTCTCCAACCGAAACTGTTCCGCCCGCACCAACCAAAAGCCCGGCCCCGCTTGCGGCACTGGCAATTCTCGGAGCGGCAGCAGTTCTCCTGAGACGACCGTAA
- a CDS encoding PEGA domain-containing protein has translation MRISHLVLVLLIAAALCVIPAAANVGGDTATIYVTSSPSGASVYDAGVYEGTTPCYITVYTTGTPVSHDITVSKSGYYDYHQYVGDVTTGEYITVDAYLTPIVQNGYLDISSSPSGANAYVDGNYKGTTPLTVSVDSGTHSVRLEKPGYNTFYGTYSVSNGQTTYVSATLGSAVSYGYINVQSYPSGANIYVDGNYYDTTPAVITVTSGTSHNVKLVLSGYNVYTQTISVGAGSTAYMNVNLVSSSDAYLRITSTPAGAAVYVDGTYMGNTAYSSGSSVSYLNVGPLSSGTHSIMLKKDGYNTYTSSVTLSPNEVRTLSITLVQSSPTPSGNAALSMDSTPSGAEVYVDNVFRGYTPLYLSDIPEGRHTLLLQLSGYNDWTEYVNFVAGQTVTMDVPLTTAVVPTPSQSSFPILAFAGVIGLAAVLVLRRTN, from the coding sequence ATGAGAATATCTCATCTTGTGTTGGTGTTGCTGATCGCAGCAGCATTATGCGTAATCCCGGCAGCCGCCAACGTCGGCGGGGACACCGCAACAATTTACGTCACATCCTCCCCGTCAGGTGCGAGCGTCTATGACGCGGGAGTATACGAGGGCACAACACCCTGCTACATCACCGTTTACACAACAGGAACTCCTGTCAGTCATGACATAACCGTATCCAAAAGCGGCTATTATGACTATCACCAGTACGTCGGCGACGTAACAACCGGAGAGTACATCACCGTAGATGCATACCTTACCCCGATTGTGCAGAACGGCTACCTTGACATTTCCTCCTCTCCGTCAGGAGCGAACGCCTATGTGGACGGGAACTACAAAGGAACAACCCCGCTGACTGTATCTGTTGACTCGGGAACCCACTCGGTCCGTCTCGAAAAACCGGGATACAACACGTTCTACGGAACCTACTCGGTATCAAACGGCCAGACCACTTATGTGTCCGCAACTCTTGGAAGTGCAGTCAGCTATGGCTACATTAACGTCCAGTCCTATCCGAGCGGCGCAAACATCTATGTCGACGGAAACTACTATGACACAACGCCGGCTGTCATCACCGTCACGTCGGGAACCTCGCACAACGTGAAACTTGTCCTCTCCGGATACAATGTCTACACCCAGACGATAAGTGTGGGCGCAGGCAGTACGGCATACATGAATGTGAATCTGGTATCAAGTTCTGATGCCTACCTCAGAATCACTTCCACACCTGCGGGAGCTGCAGTCTATGTGGACGGAACCTACATGGGCAACACTGCTTATTCGTCAGGCTCGTCAGTCAGTTACCTGAATGTCGGCCCGCTCTCATCAGGAACGCACTCGATCATGCTCAAGAAGGATGGATACAACACCTACACCTCCTCAGTAACCCTCTCGCCAAACGAGGTCAGGACACTGAGCATCACTCTTGTCCAAAGCTCGCCGACTCCGTCCGGCAACGCGGCACTGAGTATGGACTCAACGCCTTCGGGCGCTGAGGTGTATGTGGACAATGTATTCCGCGGATACACGCCGCTCTATCTTTCCGACATCCCGGAAGGACGCCACACTCTGCTTCTGCAGCTCAGCGGATACAATGACTGGACCGAGTATGTGAACTTCGTCGCAGGACAGACTGTGACGATGGATGTGCCGCTCACCACTGCGGTCGTGCCAACGCCGTCACAGTCATCGTTCCCGATTCTTGCATTCGCAGGAGTGATCGGTCTTGCGGCAGTCCTTGTCCTCCGCCGGACAAACTAA
- a CDS encoding DUF1805 domain-containing protein — translation MNIEYLSPDHAKLTAPNFSADAYCIELGPANLIFAKTSEGFLGCGFFDLSVFEKLGIPAAKVTGISSIEELLRKNVAAATPAAILRGAKPGVSGEEALTRLFSC, via the coding sequence ATGAACATCGAATACCTCTCACCCGACCACGCCAAACTAACCGCACCCAACTTTTCCGCCGACGCCTACTGCATCGAACTCGGTCCGGCAAACCTCATCTTCGCAAAAACATCCGAAGGATTTCTCGGCTGCGGATTCTTCGACCTCTCGGTCTTTGAAAAACTCGGCATCCCTGCCGCAAAAGTCACCGGTATCTCCAGCATTGAAGAGCTCCTGAGAAAAAACGTCGCCGCAGCAACGCCAGCTGCAATACTTCGCGGAGCAAAACCGGGAGTCTCGGGAGAAGAAGCCCTGACGCGGCTTTTTTCCTGTTAA
- a CDS encoding peptide deformylase has product MIREIRQYGDPVLFGTAETVPEITPEVRDILTDMWDTMAANRCVGLSAPQIGVSLRLFVINAGGVVIRGANPEVLSVGALVEETEGSPCVPGIQRPVRRPRKIEVRYLDESGVVIECELKGVAARAFLHEKDHHEGKLFIDHLKPVQRKLIQKDLDKIAASQTRTEMDI; this is encoded by the coding sequence ATGATTCGGGAGATACGGCAGTACGGCGATCCGGTACTTTTTGGCACGGCAGAAACGGTGCCTGAGATCACACCGGAAGTGAGGGATATTTTAACGGACATGTGGGATACCATGGCGGCAAACCGATGCGTGGGCCTTTCCGCTCCGCAGATTGGTGTTTCGCTCAGACTGTTTGTGATAAACGCCGGTGGGGTGGTGATTCGCGGGGCAAATCCTGAGGTACTTTCTGTTGGGGCACTCGTTGAGGAGACGGAAGGGAGCCCTTGTGTTCCGGGCATTCAGCGTCCGGTCCGCCGTCCAAGAAAAATTGAAGTCCGGTATCTGGATGAGTCAGGCGTTGTAATTGAGTGCGAACTCAAAGGTGTTGCAGCCAGAGCATTTCTTCATGAAAAGGATCATCATGAAGGAAAACTGTTCATCGATCATCTCAAACCGGTTCAGCGAAAACTGATCCAAAAAGATCTTGATAAAATTGCCGCGAGCCAAACCCGGACTGAAATGGATATTTGA
- a CDS encoding ferredoxin-thioredoxin reductase catalytic domain-containing protein → MTTAPTPEEIAALVPKIRADSEKFAKLKGWTLNPNDPITESVLEGLARNKLMRGKRFCPCRLPSGDPEVDKHYICPCRDLEEDMERDGHCHCYLYMK, encoded by the coding sequence ATGACAACCGCTCCTACCCCGGAAGAGATTGCAGCTCTTGTCCCAAAGATCCGTGCGGACAGTGAAAAGTTTGCCAAACTGAAAGGTTGGACACTCAATCCCAATGATCCTATCACCGAATCCGTTCTGGAAGGACTTGCCCGCAACAAACTGATGAGGGGAAAACGTTTCTGCCCCTGCCGGCTTCCGAGCGGTGACCCTGAAGTTGACAAACACTACATCTGTCCGTGCCGGGATCTCGAAGAGGATATGGAGAGGGACGGCCACTGCCACTGTTATCTCTATATGAAATAA
- a CDS encoding transporter substrate-binding domain-containing protein produces the protein MDKKVLYGMAGLCLLFAVLMAGCVTTPGDDDKKTYIVGIDADYPPFSYLGDNGQFIGFDVESVKWIAEQQGFNVEIKAVAWDGIIPALQTGKIDMVYSGMTITPERAEKVNFTIPYWQVNQGIAAKNGSTFTVEQFKNNELIIGVQRSCSADQWMQDFFGDEKYNQMIKDGKIKLYDTFPMSMVALEQGRVQTVIFDDVNIENYITSKPDLTIIGVIETEEFYGVAVRKDDNELRETMNAGLTKLMSSEKWNELIQKYIITEEPTVVLIEGETTLDLTNDTATTA, from the coding sequence ATGGATAAAAAAGTGCTCTATGGGATGGCAGGTCTCTGCCTTCTTTTCGCAGTCCTGATGGCTGGGTGTGTGACCACGCCGGGGGATGACGATAAGAAGACCTATATTGTCGGTATTGACGCTGATTACCCGCCGTTTTCGTACCTTGGCGACAATGGCCAGTTCATTGGTTTTGATGTTGAGTCGGTAAAGTGGATCGCTGAACAGCAGGGATTCAATGTTGAGATTAAAGCTGTTGCATGGGACGGCATTATTCCGGCACTGCAGACCGGCAAGATTGACATGGTCTACTCGGGTATGACCATCACGCCGGAACGTGCGGAAAAAGTGAACTTCACAATCCCGTACTGGCAGGTGAACCAGGGTATTGCAGCAAAGAACGGCTCAACATTTACCGTTGAACAGTTCAAGAACAATGAGCTGATAATTGGTGTACAGCGCAGCTGTTCTGCAGACCAGTGGATGCAGGACTTCTTTGGCGATGAGAAGTACAATCAGATGATAAAGGATGGAAAGATCAAACTCTATGATACCTTCCCGATGTCGATGGTTGCTCTTGAACAGGGACGTGTCCAGACCGTCATCTTCGATGACGTCAACATTGAGAACTACATTACATCCAAGCCTGATCTGACAATTATCGGTGTCATTGAAACTGAAGAGTTCTATGGCGTTGCAGTTCGCAAGGATGATAACGAGCTTCGCGAGACGATGAACGCGGGTCTTACCAAACTCATGAGCTCTGAGAAGTGGAACGAGCTTATTCAGAAGTACATTATCACTGAAGAGCCAACCGTTGTGCTGATCGAAGGGGAAACCACCCTGGATCTGACAAACGATACGGCAACTACTGCGTAA
- a CDS encoding AIR carboxylase family protein, whose amino-acid sequence MADVAVIAGSASDQAIIDKVTGTLAQYKISYDMQIISAHRDADRLDSYVKASDAKIFICIAGMSAALPGVVAARTEKPVIGVPVSGKIAGGLDALLSIAQMPKGVPVACMAVDGGENAAHMAHRILSLMQ is encoded by the coding sequence ATGGCAGATGTTGCAGTTATTGCCGGATCAGCATCAGATCAGGCAATTATCGATAAAGTCACTGGCACTCTCGCGCAGTATAAGATCAGTTATGATATGCAGATTATCTCAGCGCACCGCGATGCAGACAGGCTTGACTCCTATGTGAAAGCGAGCGATGCGAAGATCTTCATCTGCATTGCCGGTATGTCTGCTGCACTTCCGGGAGTTGTTGCGGCGCGAACAGAAAAACCTGTGATCGGTGTTCCGGTTTCAGGAAAAATTGCCGGCGGACTTGATGCCCTGCTCTCGATCGCCCAGATGCCAAAAGGTGTGCCGGTAGCCTGTATGGCTGTGGACGGCGGAGAAAATGCTGCCCATATGGCGCACAGAATTCTTTCGCTGATGCAGTAA